Proteins encoded within one genomic window of bacterium:
- a CDS encoding succinate dehydrogenase/fumarate reductase iron-sulfur subunit, whose product MHVILKIWRQSSAQAKGKFCSYDLDDVSPDMSFLEMLDVLNGRLESNGEEPVVFESDCREGICGTCSLVINGRPHGPASRTTACQLHMRSFKDGDTIYIEPWRATAFPVVKDLMVDRTAFDRIIQAGGFISIRTGAAQDANATPISKVDADRAMDAAECIGCGACVAACPNGSAMLFTAAKVSHLAALPQGNVERYARVQKMVKQMDDEIFGSCTNFGECQEACPKGISIKFIGQLNRDYLKASLGKVDDVRGSVSPQ is encoded by the coding sequence ATGCACGTAATACTTAAGATCTGGAGGCAAAGCTCCGCGCAAGCAAAGGGAAAGTTTTGCTCGTATGATCTCGATGATGTTAGTCCGGATATGTCGTTTCTAGAAATGCTGGATGTGCTGAATGGTAGGCTTGAATCCAATGGCGAAGAGCCTGTTGTGTTCGAGAGTGATTGTCGAGAGGGGATTTGTGGCACGTGTTCGCTTGTAATCAACGGCCGCCCTCATGGACCAGCAAGCCGTACAACGGCCTGTCAACTTCATATGAGAAGTTTCAAGGACGGTGACACTATTTACATCGAGCCATGGCGCGCAACTGCCTTTCCTGTGGTTAAGGATCTCATGGTAGACCGGACAGCATTTGACCGTATTATTCAAGCTGGTGGTTTTATTTCAATCAGAACGGGAGCTGCACAGGATGCGAACGCTACTCCGATCTCCAAAGTTGATGCCGACAGGGCTATGGATGCTGCTGAGTGTATTGGCTGTGGCGCATGTGTGGCAGCTTGTCCGAACGGTTCTGCAATGCTGTTTACCGCCGCAAAAGTATCCCATCTCGCTGCGCTCCCACAAGGAAACGTTGAGCGCTACGCCCGGGTGCAGAAAATGGTAAAGCAGATGGACGATGAAATATTCGGCTCTTGTACCAACTTTGGAGAGTGTCAGGAGGCCTGTCCTAAGGGGATTAGCATCAAGTTTATTGGGCAGCTGAATAGGGACTACTTGAAGGCATCGCTTGGGAAGGTAGATG